The DNA segment CGGGGGAGGGTGCAATGAACCGGTTTATCATGGCGGATGCGACTAAGTGTATTGGCTGTCGTACCTGTGAAGTCGCCTGTGTGGTCTCGCATCAGGAGAATCAGGACTGCGCTGCGGTGTCAGCAGGACACTTTGTCTCGCGCATCCGGGTTATTAAGGAAAATACCTTTACCACCGCCGTAGCCTGTCATCAGTGTGAAGATGCGCCGTGCGCCAATGTTTGCCCGACACAGGCCATTCGTCGCGATCGTGGACACATTTTTGTTGAGCAGGCGCGCTGTATTGGTTGTAAAAGCTGCATGCTGGCGTGCCCGTTCGGCGCAATGAACGTTGTTGCGCAAACCTCGCGCGTACAGGCGGTGAAGTGCGATC comes from the Citrobacter amalonaticus genome and includes:
- a CDS encoding 4Fe-4S dicluster domain-containing protein, producing the protein MNRFIMADATKCIGCRTCEVACVVSHQENQDCAAVSAGHFVSRIRVIKENTFTTAVACHQCEDAPCANVCPTQAIRRDRGHIFVEQARCIGCKSCMLACPFGAMNVVAQTSRVQAVKCDLCWHRDTGPACVEACPTGALNCLDAASVQRQRLHAQPL